One genomic segment of Paraburkholderia phymatum STM815 includes these proteins:
- a CDS encoding DUF6356 family protein, protein MNYLLRLFRAHPNSVDETYLQHMRMAFSFGLPMFIASLALVVHALFPFLFVKTGSNVVTSLHERMIAARKRQRASA, encoded by the coding sequence ATGAACTATCTGCTGCGCCTTTTTCGCGCACACCCCAACTCGGTCGACGAGACCTACCTCCAGCATATGAGGATGGCGTTCTCGTTCGGGCTTCCGATGTTTATCGCGTCACTCGCGCTGGTCGTGCATGCTCTGTTTCCCTTCCTGTTCGTGAAGACTGGGAGCAACGTCGTGACTTCGCTCCATGAACGCATGATCGCAGCCAGAAAAAGACAACGCGCGAGCGCCTGA
- a CDS encoding catalase family peroxidase, protein MADRPGSQASAVRSLILIAIIVGILAIAFVYTAGWLSPSRLTPVKIVNALAPPSGPALGFRRNHAKGICFTGTFESSGAAAALSKAPMFAQGSYRVTGRFNLATPDAKAADPSVRVRGLSLRVVAPDGSEWRSAMIDAPFFPVATPQAFYALLEASARKDDPDAMKAFIAAHPEFAAFGAWATTAPWTASYAQDQYNSLNSFIFTNAQGEDQTVRWSFVPAAKPEPMSVDELKQRPADFLETDITQRVRNAPQRWSMIVIVANPGDPTADPSKAWPEDRRKVEAGTLVVSVIEPEPDGPCRDINFDPTVLPAGIHVSDDPFPAARSAAYSVSFNRRSAEDKDYPHTPAEGAKQ, encoded by the coding sequence ATGGCTGACAGACCTGGTTCCCAAGCATCCGCAGTGCGCTCGCTGATCCTGATCGCGATCATCGTCGGCATCCTGGCGATCGCGTTCGTCTACACGGCCGGCTGGCTTTCGCCGTCGCGGCTGACCCCCGTGAAGATCGTCAATGCACTCGCGCCGCCGAGCGGCCCCGCGCTGGGTTTCCGGCGCAACCATGCAAAAGGCATCTGTTTTACGGGCACTTTCGAGTCGAGCGGCGCAGCCGCCGCGCTTTCGAAAGCGCCGATGTTCGCGCAGGGCTCGTATCGCGTAACAGGACGCTTCAATCTCGCCACGCCCGATGCAAAGGCGGCGGACCCCTCGGTGCGCGTGCGCGGCCTGAGTTTGCGCGTCGTTGCGCCGGACGGAAGCGAGTGGCGCTCGGCGATGATCGACGCGCCCTTCTTTCCCGTCGCGACGCCGCAAGCGTTCTACGCATTGCTCGAAGCTTCCGCGCGAAAAGACGACCCCGACGCGATGAAGGCATTCATTGCTGCGCATCCCGAGTTCGCCGCGTTCGGCGCATGGGCCACGACTGCGCCGTGGACGGCGTCGTATGCGCAGGATCAGTACAACAGCCTCAACAGCTTCATCTTCACGAACGCACAAGGCGAGGACCAGACCGTGCGCTGGTCGTTCGTGCCGGCGGCGAAACCTGAACCCATGTCCGTCGACGAACTGAAGCAACGTCCCGCCGATTTCCTCGAAACCGACATCACGCAACGGGTGCGCAACGCCCCGCAACGCTGGTCGATGATCGTGATCGTCGCGAATCCAGGCGACCCGACGGCCGACCCGAGCAAGGCATGGCCGGAAGACCGTCGCAAGGTGGAGGCGGGCACGCTGGTCGTCAGCGTCATCGAGCCCGAACCCGACGGACCGTGCCGCGACATCAACTTCGATCCGACCGTGCTGCCCGCGGGCATCCACGTTTCCGACGACCCCTTCCCCGCCGCACGCTCAGCCGCCTATTCGGTCTCGTTCAACCGCCGCAGCGCCGAGGACAAAGACTATCCGCACACGCCTGCCGAAGGAGCGAAGCAATGA
- a CDS encoding cytochrome b, producing the protein MIPNRNRFTPLQRALHWIMAICILSMLFVGVGMVSTIRPDYLTLVSIHKPLGITILVLALIRLVVRLVRGAPSLPPDMPMPMKLAAYLSHLAFYALMIALPLIGWGMLSAARYPVVVAGMQLPWILPHSNALHTLLWNAHRFLALCFFALILLHLAAALFHALIRRDGVFQAMAPWR; encoded by the coding sequence ATGATCCCGAACCGCAACCGCTTTACGCCGCTGCAGCGCGCACTGCACTGGATCATGGCGATATGCATCCTCTCCATGCTGTTCGTCGGCGTCGGCATGGTGTCGACGATACGGCCCGACTACCTGACGCTCGTCTCGATCCACAAGCCGCTCGGCATCACGATTCTCGTGCTTGCGCTGATTCGCCTCGTAGTGAGACTCGTGCGAGGCGCGCCGTCGCTGCCGCCCGACATGCCGATGCCGATGAAGCTGGCTGCGTATCTCTCGCACCTCGCGTTCTATGCGTTGATGATCGCGCTGCCGCTGATCGGCTGGGGCATGTTGTCAGCCGCGCGATATCCTGTCGTGGTAGCGGGCATGCAATTGCCGTGGATTCTGCCGCACAGCAATGCATTGCACACGCTGCTCTGGAACGCCCACAGGTTTCTCGCATTGTGCTTCTTCGCGTTGATCCTGCTGCATCTCGCGGCCGCGCTCTTTCACGCGCTGATCAGGCGCGACGGCGTGTTTCAGGCGATGGCGCCCTGGCGCTGA
- a CDS encoding acyltransferase, with protein MKLFTALKRHLFICLGNVMPMYGPFNRIRATMFRTAGMAIGAGVTIIGPLHLELSLNEETIRGISIGDNVYLNAGTRLACRNSRISIGDDVQVGPRVSFETATHDLVYEPDLGRGLEHQEIRVGDRVWIGAGATILPGVTIHEAAVIAAGAVVAKDVPAYTLVGGVPARKIKDIVPTAQRQGAIA; from the coding sequence ATGAAGCTATTCACGGCACTCAAGCGGCACCTGTTCATCTGTCTCGGCAACGTCATGCCGATGTACGGCCCATTCAACCGGATACGCGCAACGATGTTCCGCACTGCCGGCATGGCGATCGGCGCGGGCGTGACGATCATCGGGCCGTTGCACCTCGAACTGAGCCTGAACGAGGAAACGATTCGCGGCATCTCGATCGGCGACAACGTGTACCTGAACGCGGGCACGCGGCTCGCTTGCCGCAACAGCCGCATTTCGATCGGCGACGACGTGCAGGTCGGGCCGCGCGTGTCGTTCGAGACGGCGACGCACGACCTCGTGTACGAACCGGACCTCGGGCGCGGCCTGGAGCACCAGGAAATCCGCGTCGGCGACAGGGTGTGGATCGGTGCGGGCGCAACGATCCTGCCTGGCGTAACGATCCACGAGGCGGCTGTGATCGCCGCCGGTGCGGTGGTCGCGAAGGACGTGCCCGCCTATACGCTGGTGGGCGGCGTGCCGGCGCGCAAGATCAAGGATATCGTGCCCACCGCTCAGCGCCAGGGCGCCATCGCCTGA